The following is a genomic window from Staphylococcus capitis subsp. capitis.
AATGTCGTTTATCATCATGAAAATTATGAAGTAACAACATTTCGTGCTGAAGAAGATTATGTGGATCATCGTAGACCGAGCGAAGTGCACTTCGTACGTGATTTATACCAAGACGTACAACGTCGAGATTTCACTGTAAATGCCATTGCAATGGATTCTAATTATAAAACATATGATTATTTTGAGGGTGAACGCGATTTAAAAGAACGGCTGATTCGTACAGTAGGTGAACCTCGTGAACGATTTGAAGAGGATGCGTTACGTATCATTCGAGGACTACGTTTTCAAGCTCAACTCGATTTTAAGATTGTAGACAATACATTTGATGCGATGCGCAAGCAGATTGCTGATATTCAATACCTATCTATAGAACGCATTGTTGTTGAACTAAAGAAACTCATTAAGGGTATCAATGTTGCTCAAAGTTTTAATCAAATGAAAGAGATAGATGCTTTTAAGCACATTCCATTTTTTAATTCATTTAATATGCAACGCGTTCATATCGATGAACCATTAGAATTTGAAATGTGGATCGCTATCATGCTAGCTCAGCAACCGATTACTGATACACTTAAATTACTAAAGATTAGCAACAACGAAAAATCGAAAATTCACACCTTAGCGAATTTAATTGAAACTTTACCAAAGGTACAATCTAAGTCGGATTTAATTATTGTGATTTATGATAATGACATAAAAAATATTAAAAATGTATTAGCTACTAAAGAAACACTCAAGAAAAACAATCTTAACACACCTAATCCTTTAATCTTAAATGAACGTTCTATTGAAGAAGTTTATAACCAGCTACCTATCCATCATCGAAAGGAAATGGCTATCAATGGTGGTGATATTATCCAACACCTTAATACGAAATCAGGACCGTGGTTAAAAGATGTGTTAAGACAAATAGAAGTGGCAATTATCACAAAACAAATTAAGAATACTAAAGTTGAAATACTAGAATGGGTGGATGCGAATGTCAAAGTATAGTCAAGACGTAGTAAGAATGTTATATGAGAATCAACCAAATTACATCTCAGGACAATTTATAGCTGATCAACTTAATATAACACGAGCAGGCGTTAAAAAAATTATCGATCAATTAAAAAACGATGGTTGTGACATCGAATCCGTCAATCATAAAGGTCATCAGCTCAATGCACTCCCCGATCAATGGTACAGTGGCATTGTTCAACCCATCGTAAAAGATTTTGATTCAATTGATCAGATAGAAGTTTATAACTCAGTTGATTCAACACAAACTAAAGCTAAAAAAGCATTAGTAGGCAACAAATCATCATTTTTAATTTTAAGTGATGAACAAACAGAAGGACGAGGACGCTTTAATCGCAATTGGAGTTCATCTAAGGGTAAAGGTCTGTGGATGTCTCTAGTATTAAGACCAAATGTTCCATTTGCAATGATTCCTAAATTTAATTTATTTATCGCATTGGGAATTAGGGATGCCATTCAACAATTCTCTAATGATCGTGTAGCAATTAAATGGCCTAATGATATTTACATTGGGAAAAAGAAAATTTGTGGTTTTTTAACTGAAATGGTAGCTAATTATGATGCTATAGAAGCAATTATATGTGGTATAGGTATTAATATGAATCATGTTGAGGACGACTTTAATGATGAAATACGTCACATTGCAACAAGTATGAGGTTGCATGCTGATGATAAAATAAATCGTTATGATTTTCTAAAAATACTACTCTATGAGATTAATAAACGTTATAAACAATTCTTAGAGCAACCATTTGAGATGATTCGAGAAGAATATATTGCAGCAACCAATATGTGGAATCGTCAATTAAGATTTACCGAGAATGGTCACCAATTTATAGGTAAGGCATTTGATATCGACCAAGATGGTTTCTTACTTGTGAAAGATGACGAAGGGAATTTACATCGACTAATGAGTGCAGATATAGATTTATAAACACTGAAGACAAGGAGAGAGGGCGTTATGGGAATTGCAACCTATGCAGTTGTTGATTTAGAAACAACTGGTAATCAACTAGATTATGATGAAATTATTCAAATAGGCATTACTTTCGTAAGCAATCATAAAATTATTGATACTTATCATTCAATGATTCGCACTGATTTAGAAATTCCTCCATTTATTCAAGCTTTGACATCTATAGAAGAGGACATGCTCGCTCAAGCACCTTATTTCAATGAAGTTGCTGAGGATATTTACGACCAAATTAAAGATTGCATTTTCGTGGCACATAATATTTCTTTTGATCTTAATTTCATTAAAAATGCTTTCAATAACTGTGACATTCAATTCAAACCTAAGAAAGTGATGGATACACTTGAATTGTTTAAAATCGCGTTCCCAACAGATAAAAGTTACCAGTTAAGCGAGCTCGCTCAAGCACATGATATACCATTAGACAAAGCACATCGTGCCGATGAAGATGCTACAACGACTGCAAAGTTAATGATTAAGGCCTTCAAAAAGTTTGAAAGTTTACCTTTAGATACGCAAAAGCAACTTTATTATTTAAGTAAAAACCTTAAATATGATTTATACAATATCCTTTTCGAAATGGTAAGAACAAATCAATCGAAACCCTTGGATGACCAATTTGGCCAATTCGAACAAATCATATATCGTAAACAAGTAGATTTAAAAGGTCCACAAACAAATTTTGAAGGTTCTCTTAAAACGCTTTATAAAAAAGCTACGAAAGCTCTAAATATGACTTATCGTCCTCAACAACTTTATCTTTCAGAAATTATTCTTGATCAACTGATGCATAGTGATAAAGCAATGATTGAAGCGCCTCTAGGAAGTGGTAAGTCCCTTGCATATTTACTTGCAGCACTCATGTACAATATTGAGACTGGGCGACACGTGATGATATCTACAAATACTAAAATACTGCAGAGTCAGTTACTTGAAAAAGATATTCCTGCATTAAACGAGGCATTAAAATTTAAAATCAACGCATCTCTGATCAAAAGTAAAAATGATTACATTTCACTTGGTTTGATTAGTCAAATCTTAAAAGATGATACTAATAACTATGAAGTTAGCATTCTAAAAATGCAATTATTAATTTGGATTACAGAAACAACTACAGGTGATATCCAAGAATTAAACTTAAAAGGCGGACAGAAAATGTATTTCGATCAAAAGATTGAAACTTACGTTCCTGTACGTCATGACATCCATTACTACAATTTTATAAAACGTAACGCTCAAAATATTCAAATCGGTATTACGAATCACGCACATTTAATTCATTCGGATGCAGAAAATTCAATATATCAATTATTCGACGATTGTATCATTGATGAAGCACACCGATTACCAGATTATGCCCTAAATCAAGTCACTAATGAATTGAACTATTCTGATATTAAATATCAATTAGGCTTAATCGGTAGAAACGAAAATGAAAAACTACTTAAAGCTATAGACAAATTAGAACAACAACGTATTCTTGAGAAATTAGATATAGCACCTATTGATGTATTCGGACTTAAATCAAACATCAATGACATCCATGACTTGAATGAGCGTTTATTTACAACGATTTATGAAATTATTCAGTCATCTGAAGTCTATGACGATGAAGTTCATAAGTATCATTATGTTTACCAATTTGAGACTGATAATATATTAAAAGATTTACACGCTATCATTGATAAACTAAATAAAACGTTGGAAATTTTTAATGGCATTAGCCATAAAACAATTAAATCGATTCGTAAACAGTTACTTTATCTCAACGATAGATTTAAACAAATAGAGCAAAGTTTAAAAGATAATCATACAAGTTATATTTCAATCAAAAATCTAACTCAAAAGTCTACAATTCGTTTGCTTGTTAAAGACTTTGCAGTAAAAGATATTTTGACAACTCAAGTTCTTGATAAATTTAATTCGCTCACTTTTATTTCCGGTACGTTAACTTTCAATCATTCATTTGATAACTTTAAGAATTGGTTTAACGATCATACCGAATTTAATACATTTGAAGTATCGACATCGATGAAAGCCTCTAAAAATACGAGCGTTTTTATTCCTACTGATGTAGCTTCTTATAATTATAAGAATATTGAAGACTACGTGGCATCAATTGTGGATTATCTTGTCGAATATGTCACTATGACTCAATCAAAATGTCTCGTCTTATTTACAAGTTACAAGATGATGCATATGGTTCAAGATATGTTAAACGAATTACCACCATTTGAGGACTACGTGATACTCACTCAACAACAGAATCAAAATTATAAAATAGTTCAGCAATTTAATAACTTTGAAAAATCTATCTTGTTAGGTACATCAACATTCTTTGAAGGCTTCGACTTTCAAGCTGATGGTATTAAGTGTGTCATGATAGCTAAGCTACCATTTATGAGTAAACACAATACGAAATATTGGCTTATGGACACTGAATTTACGTCAACGTTCAAAGATTACGTCCTTCCAGACGCTGTCACTCGATTTAGACAAGGATTAGGTCGTTTGATACGTAATGAGGATGATAAAGGGCTTATAGTATCATTCGATGATCGTTTAATCAATAGTAATTTTAAGAATTTCTTTGCTCAAACCTTGGAAAATTATCGCCAGAAAAAAGGGGATATTCAACAATTCAATAAATTACTCGGACATATTCAGAAATCAATTAAAAAAGGAAAATAGAGTTTAATTTGACGTAGCGAAGTCATTTTCAAGAAAGCAATCACAGAAGTCAACATGTAGAAGTTAATAGAAGATTTTGTTAAAATAAATAAGTATTAAAAGAATAGAAAAATAGGAGTTTGGTTATGAAGACTACGATTAAACAAGCGAAACAACATCTAAACCAAGAAGTAACTATTGGTGCTTGGTTAACAAATAAACGTTCTAGCGGTAAAATCGCGTTCTTACAATTACGTGATGGTACTGGATTTATGCAAGGGGTTGTAGTGAAATCAGAAGTTGATGAAGAGACCTTCCAATTAGCTAAAGAGATTACTCAAGAATCTTCATTATATGTAACAGGAACAATCACTGAAGATAATCGTTCTGATTTAGGCTATGAAATGCAAGTAAAATCAATTGAAGTCATTCATGAAGCACATGATTACCCAATCACACCTAAGAATCACGGTACTGAATTCTTAATGGATCACCGTCATTTATGGTTACGTTCTAAGAAACAACATGCCGTGATGAAAATTAGAAATGAAATTATTCGTGCAACATATGAATTCTTTAACGACAATGGCTTTACTAAAATTGATCCACCAATTTTAACTGCAAGTGCACCTGAAGGTACAAGTGAGTTATTCCATACTAAATACTTCGACCAAGATGCATTCTTATCTCAAAGTGGCCAATTATATATGGAAGCTGCAGCTATGGCAGATGGTCGCGTATTTTCTTTCGGTCCAACGTTCCGTGCTGAAAAATCTAAAACACGTCGCCATTTAATTGAATTTTGGATGATTGAACCAGAAATGGCATTTACGAATCATGCTGAGAGTTTAGAGGTACAAGAACAATATGTCACTCATGTTGTACAATCAGTACTTAAAAATTGTGAATTAGAACTTAAAGCACTTGACCGTGATACGACTAAGTTAGAAAAAGTAGCAACACCATTCCCAAGAATTTCATATGATGATGCGATTGAATTCTTAAAAGAACAAGGCTTTGATGATATTGAGTGGGGCGAAGATTTCGGAGCACCTCATGAAACTGCAATCGCTAATCATTATGATTTACCAGTGTTTATAACTAATTACCCAACTCAAATTAAGCCGTTCTATATGCAACCTAACCCTGACAATGAAGATACAGTATTATGTGCTGATTTAATTGCTCCAGAAGGCTATGGCGAAATCATTGGCGGTTCTGAACGTATTAATGATTTAGATTTATTAGAACAACGTATTAAAGAACATGAATTAGATGAAGAAAGTTATAGTTATTATTTAGATCTTCGTCGTTATGGCAGTGTACCACATAGTGGTTTTGGTCTTGGTTTAGAAAGAACAGTTGCGTGGATTTCAGGAGTCGAACACGTACGTGAAACTTCACCATTCCCACGTTTATTAAATCGTTTATACCCATAATAGAGGCGAAGTAAGAACTTCATTTTCAAAATGATGCCAAAACGTCCAGTCAATTGATACGGCTGGGCGTTCATTTTAAATAGGAGGGGAAAACACTTGGATTTGTTTCAACTTAAAACACGTCCTGTCGTAATTCGAAGAGAATTATTAGATCATTATGCGGAATTAGGTATAGATGAACAAGATTTAGTGATTTTGATTAAATTGATTTACGCATCAGAGACGTCTAATAAGCAGCCCTCTATAGAATTGCTTCAAAAAGGGTCTCATATGCAACCTCGTGAAATCACTGCCGTCATTCAAAATTTAATACAACACGAATTATTAGAATTAAATGTGAGTAAAGACGAAGAAGGTAAATTCACTGAGTATATGAATTTAGATCCTTTTTATGAGAAATTAAGCCTAATACTAAAGAAACAAAATTTAAATAACCAAGAGCAAGATAGTAAAGAGCAATTTAAACAGCTATTTCAATTGATGGAACAATCCTTTGGGAGACCACTTTCACCCTACGAAATAGAAACATTAAACCAATGGATAGATGTGGATCAACATGATTTATCCGTCATTCAAGCAGCATTAGACGAAGCACTGAGTCAAAACAAATTAAGTTTTAAATATATAGATCGCATACTGTTAAATTGGAAGAAGAACAATGTTAAAACAGTAGATGACTCCAAAAAAATAAGAGAACAATTTAATCAGAAGCAACCTAAAATGAGACATGTAGTTAAACAAGTTCCCAAATTTGATTGGTTAAATGGAGAGAAACCAGATGATAAGTAAAAAGAAAGCATTAGAAATGATAGATGTCATTGCGAATATGTTTCCAGACGCAGAATGTGAATTAAAACATGATAATGCATTCGAACTCACTATTGCTGTATTACTCTCAGCTCAATGTACGGATAATTTAGTCAACCGTGTGACACGTTCACTCTTTGAAAAGTATAAAACACCGGAAGATTACCTTAATGTTAGCGATGAAGAGCTTCAAAATGATATACGTTCAATAGGACTATATCGTAATAAAGCGAAAAATATAAAAAAATTATGTCGTTCATTACTCGATCAATTTGATGGACGTATACCAGAGACTCAAAAAGAATTAGAAAGTTTAGCAGGTGTCGGTCGAAAAACTGCAAATGTGGTAATGAGTGTAGCATTTGGAGAACCTTCTTTAGCTGTGGACACGCATGTTGAAAGAGTTTCTAAACGTTTAGGTATTAATCGATGGAAAGACAATGTTAGACAAGTTGAGGATCGTCTATGTGATATCATCCCACGTGAAAGATGGAATAGAAGTCATCATCAACTTATTTTCTTTGGAAGATATCATTGTTTAGCTAGAAAACCTAAATGTGATATATGTCCTTTATTAGATGATTGTAGAGAAGGTCAGAAACGTTATAAAGCTAGTTTGAAGGAAGCGTGATTTATAGTGATTAAGAAAGATGATTTCGAACAATTAGAAACACTACTCGATAAGTTAGCGAGTCAGAAGAAGTTAAAATCTCAAGAGGCTCAACCTATTATTGATGATTATTTTGAGATGATACTTAATTACTTTAAACAAATTAATGAAATCAGTGAAATCAATTTTGATCACTTAAATGAGTATCCTGTAGTACCTATGAATTTTGATGAACGGTATCATTATATGATTGCTAGAAAATATCATTTTATGGGATATAGACAAATGAAAACGTTAAAAAGTGAGTTAATTAAAATGAATGCCTCTTATCAAATAAGGAAGAAGCGCAATCGTTAAGTAAGCCTATTTAAAAATTTAAGAGTCAAATTGTATTGTTATGAAAGGGAAGACGTTCCCCAAACAATGCAATTTGACTCTTTTAATATATAAAAAGAGTCCCAATTTCAAAACATGAAATTGGGACCTTTGCTATATTAATTATGATGCTTTGTTATCAAATATAGCATTTAAGTTAAATAAACGAGTTAGTGCGTTACCAGAGCTACTTTGAGAAGAGCTACTGTTATTGCTAGAACTATTACCTGAGTTTGAAGATGAGCTATTGCCTGATGACGAATCACTATCTCCGTGAACACTACGGTTAGTAGTGTCGTTGTCTGGGTGACCTTTAACAGATAAGTTATCCGCATCACTACCATTAACATCATTAGGTTTCTTGAAGTCTTCACCATCTTTAGAAGAGATATCAGACATTACATCTTCGAATAAATGTTGTGGATATTCTTGCTCAGTATGTCCTACAAATGAGTTAGTACCGTATTGTTTAACTTTATTGAAGCCCATCCAAATTGACATTGAATATTGAGGGCTGAATCCGTTAATCCATACGTCTTTAGCTGCACTGTCTGGTAAGTTATATTTTTGATAAATTTCAGAACCATAAGTACCAGTACCAGTTTTAGCACCCATATTAACTCCTGAAACACCGTGTCCATAAGCTGAACCGTATGCTTTGAATGTACCTTTCAAGATTTCAGCTAACATATAAGCTGTATAATCTTTCATCGCTTTGTGACTAGTATGATCATATTCAATAGTGTCACCATCATTAGTGACTACTTTTTGAATAGAGTGAGCATTGTTATAAGTACCACCATTAGCAATTGCAGCGAACGCTGAAGCTAATTGAGTAGGTGAGAATTCAGAAGATGAACCACCAAGTACTTCAGATGGACCTATTTTACTGTTGTAATCTAAGCCAACTTTAGAAGCGAATTTCTTAGGCGCATCGTTACCTGCTTGTTTCTTAACTTGTTGCCAAGTTTTAAGAGCAGGAATATTGAAACTTTGACGTAAAGCATCATAAGCAGAAACTTTACCATGACTTTTAGTGTCATAGTTTTTGAATTCTGAACCATCAACCCAATATGAAGATTCGTCTTGGATTGCGTGGTTAGTAGCCCATTGCATATTTTCAATAGCTGGACCATAAGCTAAGAATGGTTTTAATGATGAACCAGTAGGGTGAGCATCTGTAGCTTGGTTACGTTCTACGACATTTTTGTAGTCACGTCCGCCTGAAATAGCTACAAGACCACCAGTTTTACTATCTAAGATCGTAGCACCAACTTGTTGGTCATCATTTTTATAATAGTTAGAACCACCATTATTAACACGATCTTGAAGCGTTTTTTGAACGTCTTTGTCCATGTTAGTGTAAATTTTTATACCACTTTGTAGGACGTTGCCTAAGTTCTTGTCTTTGAAGTATTTATTATTCATTAATTCTGATTCAACGAAGTTAACGTAAGAATCATACTCTGAATCATTATTATTAGCGTTCATTTGACGATCTTTCTTAGAGCGTTCTACTAAGTTCGCTTTTAGATCAAGTTTCTTAGCATCAGCATATTCTTTATCAGTAATTCTGTGATGTTTATGCATTAAATAGAGCACTGTGTCTTTACGGCTATTCGCTTCTTTAGGGTTATTGTAGATGTTATATAAGTTTGGAACCTGTGGTAAACCTGCAAGATAAGCTTCTTCAGCTAAGTTTAAGTCCTTCAAGTCCTTGTTGAAGTAATATTTAGCTGCAGCTTTGACACCAGTAACACCATCAGAATAGTAAATTTTATTCAAGTAAACTTGGAATATTTCATCTTTACTATATTCTTGTTCAAGACGGTATGAAAGGTAAGCTTCTTGAGCTTTACGACCGATAGATTTTTGTTGTGTTAAGAATGAATCTTTTACAACTTGTTGTGTTAAAGTTGACGCACCCTGAGCACCAAATCCACCAGTTAAGTTCTTCCCAATAGCACCAAATAAGCGTTTATAGTCTAGCGCACCGTGATGATAGAATCGATTATCCTCTGTTGCTAAAACGGCATATTTCATGTGTTTTGGTACGTCTTTAATGTTGACGTGTTCATGACGTTGACCGTTATCTAACGTTTTAACTAGATCCCCATTCTTATCATAAATCTTAGCCGGAATTGGGTCTTCTAGTTTCGACTCAGTAAATGCTGGCGCTTTCCATGCATAGTAAGCAAACAACAAGATACCAAGTAACAACAGAACGAAAAAGGCGATAATCATAAAGCCGATTATCTTGATAATCGTTCTTTTAACATTCCTATTCTTTTGTTCGTCGGACTTCCCACCATTTTTACTATTATTTTTTTTAGGTTGGGAAGACCCTTTATTTTCCGTCATACGCGGTCCTCACTTTCATCTAATATCAACTTATCAACTGCCTTGAGGTAATTCAATCTTGGTTGATATTGATAAGGAATATGGTAACCATTTTTCCGAATTTCTTCAACTGTAATCGATTTTTTGATTTCTTGAGTATATCTTTCCCAGAAAAATTCAAACTTAGAATATGGCAATATATAGACTTCATCAAGTGTTTTGAAACGTATCATAAGAAAAACAATTCCCTTTTGAAGATATGTATTTTTCATATGTTCAACTTGATGTGCATGTATATTATTAAGGGGAAAAGAAGTTTTATTCTTCGTTTCCTTTGCCTCGAAATCGATATAATACCCATTATAAACGCCGTTATAATCGGTAGTTGAAGGTGTACGAAAATAAGCTTCATTAATCACAGCCTTACTACGTTTAGGATAGTGAACATTGACTATCTGAACGGGAGTAGGCTTCTTGTGAATGACTGCTATG
Proteins encoded in this region:
- a CDS encoding DnaD domain-containing protein, encoding MDLFQLKTRPVVIRRELLDHYAELGIDEQDLVILIKLIYASETSNKQPSIELLQKGSHMQPREITAVIQNLIQHELLELNVSKDEEGKFTEYMNLDPFYEKLSLILKKQNLNNQEQDSKEQFKQLFQLMEQSFGRPLSPYEIETLNQWIDVDQHDLSVIQAALDEALSQNKLSFKYIDRILLNWKKNNVKTVDDSKKIREQFNQKQPKMRHVVKQVPKFDWLNGEKPDDK
- a CDS encoding biotin--[acetyl-CoA-carboxylase] ligase, whose amino-acid sequence is MSKYSQDVVRMLYENQPNYISGQFIADQLNITRAGVKKIIDQLKNDGCDIESVNHKGHQLNALPDQWYSGIVQPIVKDFDSIDQIEVYNSVDSTQTKAKKALVGNKSSFLILSDEQTEGRGRFNRNWSSSKGKGLWMSLVLRPNVPFAMIPKFNLFIALGIRDAIQQFSNDRVAIKWPNDIYIGKKKICGFLTEMVANYDAIEAIICGIGINMNHVEDDFNDEIRHIATSMRLHADDKINRYDFLKILLYEINKRYKQFLEQPFEMIREEYIAATNMWNRQLRFTENGHQFIGKAFDIDQDGFLLVKDDEGNLHRLMSADIDL
- the asnS gene encoding asparagine--tRNA ligase — translated: MKTTIKQAKQHLNQEVTIGAWLTNKRSSGKIAFLQLRDGTGFMQGVVVKSEVDEETFQLAKEITQESSLYVTGTITEDNRSDLGYEMQVKSIEVIHEAHDYPITPKNHGTEFLMDHRHLWLRSKKQHAVMKIRNEIIRATYEFFNDNGFTKIDPPILTASAPEGTSELFHTKYFDQDAFLSQSGQLYMEAAAMADGRVFSFGPTFRAEKSKTRRHLIEFWMIEPEMAFTNHAESLEVQEQYVTHVVQSVLKNCELELKALDRDTTKLEKVATPFPRISYDDAIEFLKEQGFDDIEWGEDFGAPHETAIANHYDLPVFITNYPTQIKPFYMQPNPDNEDTVLCADLIAPEGYGEIIGGSERINDLDLLEQRIKEHELDEESYSYYLDLRRYGSVPHSGFGLGLERTVAWISGVEHVRETSPFPRLLNRLYP
- the recU gene encoding Holliday junction resolvase RecU, giving the protein MNYPNGKPYSKNKSSDGRKPSPFSSNIEYGGRGMSLEKDIEQSNTFYLKSGIAVIHKKPTPVQIVNVHYPKRSKAVINEAYFRTPSTTDYNGVYNGYYIDFEAKETKNKTSFPLNNIHAHQVEHMKNTYLQKGIVFLMIRFKTLDEVYILPYSKFEFFWERYTQEIKKSITVEEIRKNGYHIPYQYQPRLNYLKAVDKLILDESEDRV
- a CDS encoding CCA tRNA nucleotidyltransferase yields the protein MSNELFERAKPILDHIQHHGFEAYFVGGSVRDYLMGREIHDIDITTSATPNEIEDIFEKTIPIGKEHGTINVVYHHENYEVTTFRAEEDYVDHRRPSEVHFVRDLYQDVQRRDFTVNAIAMDSNYKTYDYFEGERDLKERLIRTVGEPRERFEEDALRIIRGLRFQAQLDFKIVDNTFDAMRKQIADIQYLSIERIVVELKKLIKGINVAQSFNQMKEIDAFKHIPFFNSFNMQRVHIDEPLEFEMWIAIMLAQQPITDTLKLLKISNNEKSKIHTLANLIETLPKVQSKSDLIIVIYDNDIKNIKNVLATKETLKKNNLNTPNPLILNERSIEEVYNQLPIHHRKEMAINGGDIIQHLNTKSGPWLKDVLRQIEVAIITKQIKNTKVEILEWVDANVKV
- a CDS encoding helicase C-terminal domain-containing protein, encoding MGIATYAVVDLETTGNQLDYDEIIQIGITFVSNHKIIDTYHSMIRTDLEIPPFIQALTSIEEDMLAQAPYFNEVAEDIYDQIKDCIFVAHNISFDLNFIKNAFNNCDIQFKPKKVMDTLELFKIAFPTDKSYQLSELAQAHDIPLDKAHRADEDATTTAKLMIKAFKKFESLPLDTQKQLYYLSKNLKYDLYNILFEMVRTNQSKPLDDQFGQFEQIIYRKQVDLKGPQTNFEGSLKTLYKKATKALNMTYRPQQLYLSEIILDQLMHSDKAMIEAPLGSGKSLAYLLAALMYNIETGRHVMISTNTKILQSQLLEKDIPALNEALKFKINASLIKSKNDYISLGLISQILKDDTNNYEVSILKMQLLIWITETTTGDIQELNLKGGQKMYFDQKIETYVPVRHDIHYYNFIKRNAQNIQIGITNHAHLIHSDAENSIYQLFDDCIIDEAHRLPDYALNQVTNELNYSDIKYQLGLIGRNENEKLLKAIDKLEQQRILEKLDIAPIDVFGLKSNINDIHDLNERLFTTIYEIIQSSEVYDDEVHKYHYVYQFETDNILKDLHAIIDKLNKTLEIFNGISHKTIKSIRKQLLYLNDRFKQIEQSLKDNHTSYISIKNLTQKSTIRLLVKDFAVKDILTTQVLDKFNSLTFISGTLTFNHSFDNFKNWFNDHTEFNTFEVSTSMKASKNTSVFIPTDVASYNYKNIEDYVASIVDYLVEYVTMTQSKCLVLFTSYKMMHMVQDMLNELPPFEDYVILTQQQNQNYKIVQQFNNFEKSILLGTSTFFEGFDFQADGIKCVMIAKLPFMSKHNTKYWLMDTEFTSTFKDYVLPDAVTRFRQGLGRLIRNEDDKGLIVSFDDRLINSNFKNFFAQTLENYRQKKGDIQQFNKLLGHIQKSIKKGK
- a CDS encoding transglycosylase domain-containing protein: MTENKGSSQPKKNNSKNGGKSDEQKNRNVKRTIIKIIGFMIIAFFVLLLLGILLFAYYAWKAPAFTESKLEDPIPAKIYDKNGDLVKTLDNGQRHEHVNIKDVPKHMKYAVLATEDNRFYHHGALDYKRLFGAIGKNLTGGFGAQGASTLTQQVVKDSFLTQQKSIGRKAQEAYLSYRLEQEYSKDEIFQVYLNKIYYSDGVTGVKAAAKYYFNKDLKDLNLAEEAYLAGLPQVPNLYNIYNNPKEANSRKDTVLYLMHKHHRITDKEYADAKKLDLKANLVERSKKDRQMNANNNDSEYDSYVNFVESELMNNKYFKDKNLGNVLQSGIKIYTNMDKDVQKTLQDRVNNGGSNYYKNDDQQVGATILDSKTGGLVAISGGRDYKNVVERNQATDAHPTGSSLKPFLAYGPAIENMQWATNHAIQDESSYWVDGSEFKNYDTKSHGKVSAYDALRQSFNIPALKTWQQVKKQAGNDAPKKFASKVGLDYNSKIGPSEVLGGSSSEFSPTQLASAFAAIANGGTYNNAHSIQKVVTNDGDTIEYDHTSHKAMKDYTAYMLAEILKGTFKAYGSAYGHGVSGVNMGAKTGTGTYGSEIYQKYNLPDSAAKDVWINGFSPQYSMSIWMGFNKVKQYGTNSFVGHTEQEYPQHLFEDVMSDISSKDGEDFKKPNDVNGSDADNLSVKGHPDNDTTNRSVHGDSDSSSGNSSSSNSGNSSSNNSSSSQSSSGNALTRLFNLNAIFDNKAS
- a CDS encoding YpoC family protein yields the protein MIKKDDFEQLETLLDKLASQKKLKSQEAQPIIDDYFEMILNYFKQINEISEINFDHLNEYPVVPMNFDERYHYMIARKYHFMGYRQMKTLKSELIKMNASYQIRKKRNR
- the nth gene encoding endonuclease III, giving the protein MISKKKALEMIDVIANMFPDAECELKHDNAFELTIAVLLSAQCTDNLVNRVTRSLFEKYKTPEDYLNVSDEELQNDIRSIGLYRNKAKNIKKLCRSLLDQFDGRIPETQKELESLAGVGRKTANVVMSVAFGEPSLAVDTHVERVSKRLGINRWKDNVRQVEDRLCDIIPRERWNRSHHQLIFFGRYHCLARKPKCDICPLLDDCREGQKRYKASLKEA